In Agarivorans gilvus, one genomic interval encodes:
- a CDS encoding carbohydrate binding domain-containing protein produces MKSLNFISAIAFSSLLVACASTNSSIEDIAYTPTGVPIMVTYTLNDGKDWEEVSAGLQGWGDGVAEFRVADEQADVQIKKQATNEWNIQLKRPLFLVEDMKYEISVEASADVPSDIAFVVQQDGGEYTTYFHRPERVTTQPQVFTYQFAMPNDEKNGAFAITFGKGSPGVTYHLKNIRFSSVY; encoded by the coding sequence ATGAAAAGTTTGAATTTTATTTCCGCTATCGCTTTCTCTTCTTTGTTAGTGGCCTGTGCAAGTACCAATTCTTCTATTGAAGATATCGCTTACACTCCTACCGGTGTTCCTATTATGGTGACTTATACCTTAAATGATGGGAAAGATTGGGAAGAGGTTAGCGCTGGCTTGCAAGGCTGGGGGGATGGTGTTGCTGAGTTTAGGGTGGCAGATGAACAGGCTGATGTTCAAATTAAGAAACAAGCGACCAATGAATGGAATATTCAGCTGAAACGTCCTTTGTTCTTAGTTGAAGACATGAAGTATGAGATTAGTGTAGAAGCTTCAGCTGATGTACCTAGCGATATCGCATTTGTGGTTCAGCAAGATGGGGGGGAATACACGACCTATTTCCATCGACCTGAGCGTGTCACTACCCAGCCTCAAGTATTTACTTATCAGTTTGCTATGCCAAATGATGAAAAGAATGGGGCGTTTGCGATCACCTTTGGTAAAGGTAGTCCGGGAGTGACCTATCATCTGAAAAATATTAGGTTTAGTTCGGTCTATTAG
- a CDS encoding putative glycoside hydrolase, with amino-acid sequence MEMNNKMVFATTVLAGSLFLVACDDITVPEEPVTPPPAEVNTLSLMENGIAAGDWSIKVGSNTDGYAHKVLENIDDTYEKANSFKIAAVKDTGVESGVWKMETFNSGSGDAAEVNFLIVNDAASVDLTDYQNGTMLIDLSVLVAAESSATHQVQMQTTTGTEDWKNRSAFYFSQNQLAALESQGEKKVAIPMSCITPSDTFDITKVNEPLRFVIKNDAEVTYEIRSVVLSNSAVAPEGAVAWTCE; translated from the coding sequence ATGGAAATGAATAATAAAATGGTATTTGCCACAACAGTATTAGCGGGTTCACTTTTTTTAGTGGCATGTGATGATATTACTGTACCGGAAGAACCAGTAACTCCCCCACCAGCAGAAGTCAACACTTTAAGCCTCATGGAAAACGGCATTGCAGCTGGAGATTGGAGCATTAAAGTTGGGTCTAATACCGATGGTTATGCCCACAAAGTATTAGAGAATATAGACGACACTTACGAGAAAGCTAACTCTTTCAAGATTGCAGCGGTAAAAGATACCGGTGTAGAAAGTGGAGTATGGAAGATGGAGACGTTTAACTCTGGTAGCGGTGACGCAGCAGAAGTTAATTTTCTTATCGTTAATGATGCTGCTTCAGTTGATTTAACAGATTACCAAAACGGTACTATGTTGATTGACCTTTCGGTACTAGTTGCAGCAGAGTCAAGTGCAACCCATCAGGTTCAGATGCAAACAACTACTGGCACCGAAGACTGGAAAAACCGTAGCGCATTTTATTTTAGTCAAAACCAATTAGCTGCTTTGGAAAGCCAAGGCGAGAAAAAAGTGGCCATCCCTATGAGCTGTATCACACCAAGTGACACGTTTGACATCACCAAGGTAAATGAGCCGCTACGTTTTGTTATTAAGAACGATGCGGAAGTTACCTATGAAATCCGTAGCGTAGTACTTAGTAACAGTGCCGTTGCTCCTGAGGGTGCCGTTGCTTGGACTTGTGAATAA
- a CDS encoding IS4 family transposase, with protein sequence MRETQILHQMLIELCPNIHKKRLNSLMVATTSLLDGDKLSLTELGRNITSRVSPKHCIKRIDRLLGNHHLNSERLAIYQWHARQICGANPMPVVLVDWADVREQLRMMTLRASVSIKGRSITLYERTFEFKDYNAPRSHNQFLSELASVLPTGCTPLIVTDAGYRNTWFREVASYGWYWLGRLRGEVCYQLRDRWVLTKTLYASANNKAQYIGAVQVARKKPMPCHLYVFKSKDKHRKDKRSRRSGNNHSAKKLYHRSAKEPWVLATNLPPELFNAIQVTKLYAKRMQIEETFRDLKSPQYGFGLRHSRSRCPRRYDVLLLIALLADIILWWLGLVAQQVGWQRHFQANTIRERAVLSVVRLGKEVRRRTEYIITEQRIRWAINEFRWLSHSAGLKDL encoded by the coding sequence ATGCGCGAAACTCAAATTCTACACCAAATGCTTATTGAGCTGTGCCCCAATATTCACAAAAAACGCCTTAACTCTCTGATGGTTGCCACTACATCACTACTAGATGGCGACAAATTGTCTCTCACTGAACTCGGGCGCAATATAACCAGCAGGGTTTCACCTAAACACTGCATTAAACGTATAGACCGCTTGCTCGGTAACCACCATTTAAATAGTGAGCGTTTAGCGATATACCAATGGCATGCTCGGCAGATTTGCGGGGCTAATCCCATGCCTGTGGTCTTGGTCGATTGGGCTGATGTACGTGAGCAATTACGGATGATGACATTACGCGCTTCTGTCTCAATAAAAGGCCGTTCCATTACCTTGTATGAACGCACCTTCGAGTTCAAAGATTACAATGCACCTCGTAGTCATAATCAGTTCTTATCTGAGCTAGCCAGTGTGTTACCAACAGGCTGTACACCGCTGATAGTGACGGATGCGGGTTATCGCAACACCTGGTTTAGAGAAGTGGCTTCTTATGGCTGGTATTGGTTGGGTAGGCTACGTGGCGAGGTCTGTTATCAGCTTCGTGACCGATGGGTACTCACCAAAACGCTTTATGCTTCAGCAAACAATAAAGCGCAATATATAGGCGCTGTGCAAGTAGCGCGAAAGAAACCCATGCCCTGTCACTTATATGTATTTAAATCCAAGGATAAACACCGTAAAGATAAACGCTCTCGTCGCTCAGGTAATAACCATTCAGCCAAGAAGCTGTATCACCGCTCAGCCAAAGAGCCTTGGGTACTCGCCACTAACTTACCGCCCGAACTCTTTAATGCGATACAAGTGACGAAGTTATATGCCAAACGGATGCAAATAGAAGAAACCTTTCGAGACTTAAAAAGCCCACAATACGGTTTTGGTTTACGCCACAGTCGCTCACGATGCCCACGCCGGTATGACGTACTGCTGCTGATAGCTTTACTGGCTGACATTATTTTGTGGTGGTTAGGTTTAGTGGCTCAGCAAGTGGGTTGGCAGCGACACTTTCAGGCGAATACCATCCGTGAACGGGCGGTTTTATCTGTTGTAAGGTTAGGAAAAGAAGTACGGCGAAGAACTGAGTACATTATCACAGAGCAGCGAATACGCTGGGCAATTAACGAATTTCGCTGGTTGAGTCACTCTGCGGGACTCAAAGATTTATGA